TCTGTACCCCGCGACGGCCTCGCGCATCTCCTCGCGCACGTTCCCGAAGGCCTTCGAGAAGGGCGCGACGCCCTCGCTCAGCCCGATCACCTCGTCGACGGTGAGCACCTGGCCGTCACAGTCCGGGCCCGCACCGATACCGATGGTCGGGATGTCGATGGCCTCGGTGACCGCGGCGCCGAGGTTCGCGGGGACGTGTTCGAGCACGAGCGAGAACGCGCCCGCCTCCTCGTGGCGTTCGGCGAGGTCGACGATCTCCCGGGCCGAGTCCTCGTCGGTTCCCTGCCGGAAGAGCCCCGTCTCGTTCTCGCTCTGGGGGGTGAGGCCGAGGTGGGCCTGCACCGGGATCCCGATCTGCGTGAGCCGGCGGGTCAGCTCCACGGTGTGCTGGCCCGACTCGAGTTTCACCGCGTCGGCATTGGCCTCCTTGAGCATCCGCCCACAGTGCTGGATCGCCTCGTCTTCGTCGGCGCCGAAGGATAGGAAGGGCATGTCGGCGATCACCATGGCGTCCTCGGTCGCGCGGGCGACGGCGGCGGTCGCGCTCGCGATCTCGTCGACGGTGACGGGCAGCGTCGAGTCGTAGCCCAGCCGGAGGTTCCCGATCGAGTCGCCAACGAGGATCACGTCGACGCCGACCTCGTCGAGGACCGCCGCGGTCGGCGCGTCGTAGGCGGTCAACATGGTGAGCGGCTCCTCGCCGGCCGCGTCCCGGATCTCCTGTGCTCGCATACCCTCGGCTCGGTCGCCCGGGGCCGTAAACGTGTCCGATACTGGCAAGCCGCGACCGACAGTTGCTTATTCCGACCGGTCACACGAACCGGTGTGCCGCCGTCTCTGCAGGACCGCGAGCCCGACGCGACGACCGACCCCGACGGGATCGACTACGGCTGGGTGATGCAGGTGACCTTCGTCACGACCATCGTGGTCGGCGCGCCGCTGGTCGCGCTGCTCGCGGTCGTCGTGGAACTGAACACTTGGCCCGCACGCGCCAATTTCGCCATTCGCGTCGGCGCCGTCGTCTGGTTCTGCACCGCCGTCGCCGTCTACCTCTACGCCCGCCGCGTCCAGACCTGATCGTCCCCCGGATCCGGCAGTTCTCGAGGGCCGTTTCACTCCGCGCACGGGAACTCGCGCGCGTAGACGTACTCCGTTCCCGCGCGCCTTGCGGTCACCTCGTCGCGCTCCGAGTCGCCGACGAACAGCGCGTCGGCCGGCCGCGCACCGAGGCCGTCGACGGCGGCCAGCAGTGGTTCGGGATCGGGTTTCTCCGTCGCCACGGAGTCACGGCCGACGACGACGTCCACCGAACCGTCGAGCCCGTAGGTCTCCAGTGCGATCCGGCAGGCGGCCTCGGAGTTGAGTGAGCAGACGGCCACCGGCCGGTCAGCAGGCACCGTCCGCGAGAGCGGGAGCCGGCGGGACGTGCGCGCGCCCTCGCGCTCGAACTCGGCGATGGTCTCCTCGACCCGCCGCCGGTAGCCCGTCTCGTCAGACAGTTCCAGCATGGCCCAGAGGTCGGCGCCGTCGACGTCGACCCCGCGGGCCCGGAGGACGGCCGCCACCGCCCGACGGACCTCCTCCCAGTCCACGTCGAGGTGGACCAGGGTCCCGTCGAGGTCGTAGACGATCGCCTCGTACGCCTGGAGAGTCACGGGCGCCGATTGGTCCGGCTGGAAAATAGCCCCTTCGGTGCCTACAGCAGTTCGCGCGCGATCACGTTCTTCTGGATCTCCGTCGTCCCCTCGTAGATGGTCGTCACCTTCGCGTCGCGGTAGAGCCGCTCCACGTCGAAGTCGGTCGTGTAGCCGTAGCCGCCGTGGATCTGCACGGCCTCGTTGGTCACGTCGACCGCCCCCTCGCTCGCGAAGTACTTCGCCATCGCCGCGGCCGATCGCACGTCCTCGCCGGCGTCCGCCCGCCTGGCCGCGTCGAGGGTCAGCAACCGCCCCGCCCGCACCGTGGTCTGCATCTCCGCGAGTTTGTGCTGGATCGCCTGGAAGTCGCCGATGGGTCGGTCGAACTGCTCGCGCTCGCCCGCGTAGTCGACCGCCTCGTCCAGTGCCGCCTGCGCGAGGCCGACCGACTGGGCGGCGATACCGATGCGCCCGCCCGTGAGGATCGACAGCGCCGCCGACAGCCCCCGGCCCTCCTCTGTCAACCGATACTCGGCCGGGATCCGCGCGCCGTCGAATTCGAGCGTCGTCGTGTCGCTCGCACGCAGTCCCAGTTTGTCCTCTCGCTTTCCGACTTCCAGCCCTTCGGTGTCCTTGGGGACCAGGAACTGCGTGACGCTGTCGGGGTCGTCGCGGTCGGTCTTCGCAAAGAGGACGGCGACGCCAGAGCGCTCACCGTTGGTGATCCACTGCTTGGTTCCCTCGATGACGTACTCGTCGCCCTCGCGCCGCGCCTCGGTGGTCATCTCGGCGGGGTTCGAGCCAGCGTGTGGCTCCGAGAGCGCGAACGCGCCGACGGGACGGCCGTCGACCATCTCCGGGAGCCATTCCTCCTTGAGCGACTCGTCGCCGAACTCGCGGATGCAGGAGGTGGCGAGACAGTGGACCGAGAGGGCGGTCGCGACCGCCAGCGCGCCCGTCGCGACCGCTTCGTTGACGAGCGCGTAGGTGACGCGGTCGGCGTCGAAGCCGCCGTACGCTTCCGGTACTGTGAGCCCAGTGAGATCGAGATCGGCCAGGCCGTCCCAGACGGCTTCGGGAAACTCTCCGGTCTCGTCGGCCTCGCGGGCGACGGGTCGGATCTCCGCCTCGGCGAACTCCCGGACGGTGTCCCGGATCGCAACCTGTTCGGGCGAGAGGTGCATGGCTCTCTCTGGGTGGGCGCGGGACAAAAACGGACGGGGCGACCGATCGTGTGATCCTGGCGGTCAGGATTCGGAGAGTTCCACGTCGAGACGGTCCTCGAGTTTGGTGATGACCGAGCCACCGACGCCGGCCTGGGTGGCGCGGCCCTGTTCGACGGCGAGGAGGTCGGACTGGTCGATCTCGAGGTCGTCGGCGAGCTCCTCGAGCTGGAGGCCGGCGTCCTGGCGCGCGTCGGTCAGGCGCTTTCCGTAGTCGGTGACGAGGTAGGGGAGCCGGTCGTCCTCGTAGTCGGTGCCCTCCTCCTCCCAGTGGGTGGAATCGCCTTTCCGCGCGTCGTCGAGGCGGGCGGCGTTCTGTGCCGCGCGGCGCTTGCGGTCGGTTTCGGATCTGCCGGAACTGCCACCGGAACTACTGTCGGAACTGCCGCCGGAACTGCTGCCCGCGTCGTCGCCGTGCTGGGCGCAGTCCCCGCAGACTTCGAGTCGGGCCCCGGCGACGTTCGCCGTGCGGAGGTCCGCGTCCTCCGCACCGCAGAGTTCGCAGCTCCCGCCGGCGTTTCCGCCCGCGTCGCCGGTCGAGTATTTGGCCATACGACCGGTAAAAGCGGCCCCGTATTTGAAAGGTCCGTTTCGGACGGCTGTCGAGGCTCCGAGCGGTGTCGGCTCCTCGGGGTCCTTCCGGCCCTCGCCGACGGCAAACGAAAGCCCTTTTATTCGGCCACGGATATCGACGGAGTGCAGACAGACGCGCAGTGCGTGGGTAGCCAAGCCAGGCCAACGGCGCAGCGTTGAGGGCGCTGTCCCGTAGGGGTCCGCCGGTTCAAATCCGGTCCCACGCACTCATCGCGCGGGCTACGCCCGCGAACGGAGGCGGCGAAGCCGCCGACAGAGTGCAGGTGCACTCCCCTTGGGACTGCACCCACGCATAATTCCTTTCAGTGCAAGTCCGTGAGCAGTTGCTACACGATATTCACAGTGCTCGACCGGGCCGTCAGCGCAGCGTTGCGGGCGCTGTCCCGT
Above is a genomic segment from Halorientalis sp. LT38 containing:
- a CDS encoding HAD family hydrolase, with translation MTLQAYEAIVYDLDGTLVHLDVDWEEVRRAVAAVLRARGVDVDGADLWAMLELSDETGYRRRVEETIAEFEREGARTSRRLPLSRTVPADRPVAVCSLNSEAACRIALETYGLDGSVDVVVGRDSVATEKPDPEPLLAAVDGLGARPADALFVGDSERDEVTARRAGTEYVYAREFPCAE
- a CDS encoding acyl-CoA dehydrogenase family protein, producing MHLSPEQVAIRDTVREFAEAEIRPVAREADETGEFPEAVWDGLADLDLTGLTVPEAYGGFDADRVTYALVNEAVATGALAVATALSVHCLATSCIREFGDESLKEEWLPEMVDGRPVGAFALSEPHAGSNPAEMTTEARREGDEYVIEGTKQWITNGERSGVAVLFAKTDRDDPDSVTQFLVPKDTEGLEVGKREDKLGLRASDTTTLEFDGARIPAEYRLTEEGRGLSAALSILTGGRIGIAAQSVGLAQAALDEAVDYAGEREQFDRPIGDFQAIQHKLAEMQTTVRAGRLLTLDAARRADAGEDVRSAAAMAKYFASEGAVDVTNEAVQIHGGYGYTTDFDVERLYRDAKVTTIYEGTTEIQKNVIARELL
- a CDS encoding DUF5822 domain-containing protein, with the protein product MQVTFVTTIVVGAPLVALLAVVVELNTWPARANFAIRVGAVVWFCTAVAVYLYARRVQT
- a CDS encoding multiprotein-bridging factor 1 family protein; translation: MAKYSTGDAGGNAGGSCELCGAEDADLRTANVAGARLEVCGDCAQHGDDAGSSSGGSSDSSSGGSSGRSETDRKRRAAQNAARLDDARKGDSTHWEEEGTDYEDDRLPYLVTDYGKRLTDARQDAGLQLEELADDLEIDQSDLLAVEQGRATQAGVGGSVITKLEDRLDVELSES
- the panB gene encoding 3-methyl-2-oxobutanoate hydroxymethyltransferase, with amino-acid sequence MRAQEIRDAAGEEPLTMLTAYDAPTAAVLDEVGVDVILVGDSIGNLRLGYDSTLPVTVDEIASATAAVARATEDAMVIADMPFLSFGADEDEAIQHCGRMLKEANADAVKLESGQHTVELTRRLTQIGIPVQAHLGLTPQSENETGLFRQGTDEDSAREIVDLAERHEEAGAFSLVLEHVPANLGAAVTEAIDIPTIGIGAGPDCDGQVLTVDEVIGLSEGVAPFSKAFGNVREEMREAVAGYRDAVESGEFPAEEHSHYEDDLDDVY